One Molothrus ater isolate BHLD 08-10-18 breed brown headed cowbird chromosome 4, BPBGC_Mater_1.1, whole genome shotgun sequence genomic window carries:
- the BBS12 gene encoding LOW QUALITY PROTEIN: Bardet-Biedl syndrome 12 protein (The sequence of the model RefSeq protein was modified relative to this genomic sequence to represent the inferred CDS: inserted 1 base in 1 codon) translates to MAFRDVNARRHIGLQQLSALASTGRTFLGPMKSHKFIVDEITNQSTLICSAVRLLESLDLTSAVGQLLNETIQAQNKEFKTGMSTLLFLVGAWSSAVVECLQQNVPVPAIVSVMSEGLNSCSERVQCLQIPIDDVKKELCSSRARPKAFESKTGQAGRDAPTNPWDLLCFQRDISAAEEVIPINSYSHQGDGCNFNKLPVSPLAGFGSVASVVRAAGDRSSSALSGSVGAASSCITRKLTHSRHFSTLGKGLSASQQRNFQGHLSGPSADVCGCCGLGHLAVALSHGNETSVKLLQSIAAYQQERAECSGNSQINIAEIVTCCVLGLPESYSCVSPGFVTLVSPEQASVIKHFADKPLRVLLMDGDLKEGYRHLGFNRPPNVRTILEHPNPQGWAGDVWLSRMSDILMSFEVNLVLVKGNVCKNFMERCTASRILVIGCVAREVLCAFGAATGARAVTYLSQLNASSVGNGARAELWKSSDGRAVDLGELLPARISAGGIALLTAVLTTALPSKARLLEDQFWTLLYRLHHALKDGKVFPGGGAVELLCLSHIQALAEQPGRPGNDRAVRELPSPWLAEYKSIVLQALASGWRRYLSVLLWNTARASSELEAGASVDHHLQKAAACGSPSAYILEEFRRGXVLRSGSEPFPEQVTDLRVCDNVAAKTEAWRRALDLVLLVLQTDAEIITGPRRNQILNSTVSSEFMFL, encoded by the exons ATGGCTTTCAGGGATGTGAATGCCAGGAGACACATTGGACTCCAGCAACTCTCAGCCTTAGCATCCACTGGGAGAACATTCCTGGGGCCAATGAAATCACATAAATTCATTGTGGATGAAATCACCAACCAGAGCACATTGATTTGTTCTGCTGTTAGGCTGCTGGAAAGTTTGGATTTGACAAGTGCTGTTGGACAGCTTCTTAACGAGACCATTCAGGCCCAGAACAAGGAGTTTAAGACAGGGATGAGTACCCTGTTGTTCCTGGTTGGAGCGTGGAGCAGCGCTGTGGTGGAGTGCCTCCAGCAGAACGTTCCTGTTCCAGCAATAGTGTCTGTGATGTCTGAGGGGTTGAACTCCTGCTCTGAGAGGGTCCAGTGTCTTCAGATACCAATAGACGATGTCAAGAAAGAGCTGTGTTCTAGCAGAGCTAGGCCAAAggcttttgaaagcaaaactggCCAAGCTGGACGTGATGCTCCTACAAATCCTTGggatttgctgtgttttcagagagatatttcagcagcagaagaagtaaTTCCAATAAATTCTTACTCCCATCAAGGAGATGGTTGTAATTTTAACAAGCTCCCGGTTTCACCCTTGGCTGGCTTTGGTTCAGTGGCTTCTGTTGTCAGGGCAGCAGGCGACAGAAGTTCATCTGCGCTGTCTGGAAGTGTGggtgctgcttccagctgtaTCACACGGAAGTTAACCCACAGCAGACACTTCAGCACTCTAGGGAAAGGCCTTTCTGCAAGTCAGCAGAGAAATTTTCAGGGACACCTTTCAGGACCATCAGCAGATGTGTGTGGATGTTGTGGTTTAGGACACCTGGCAGTGGCTCTGAGCCATGGAAACGAGACCAGCGTGAAGCTGCTACAAAGCATTGCTGCTTATCAGCAAGAGAGAGCAGAGTGCAGTGGCAATTCCCAGATTAATATCGCAGAGATTGTGACGTGCTGTGTGCTGGGCCTGCCCGAGAGCTAttcctgtgtgtccccaggcttTGTCACATTAGTGTCACCAGAGCAAGCCTCAGTCATCAAACACTTTGCAGACAAACCCCTCCGGGTTCTGCTGATGGATGGTGACCTCAAGGAGGGGTACCGACACTTAGGTTTTAACAGGCCACCTAATGTAAGGACCATCTTGGAGCATCCCAatccacagggatgggcaggagaTGTGTGGCTCAGCAGAATGTCAGATATTCTGATGAGCTTTGAAGTAAACCTGGTTTTGGTCAAAGGAAACGTGTGCAAAAACTTCATGGAGAGGTGCACGGCCAGCAGGATATTGGTAATTGGCTGTGTGGCTCGGGAAGTGCTGTGTGCCTTCGGGGCAGCCACTGGTGCCCGGGCAGTGACGTACCTGAGCCAGCTGAACGCTTCCTCCGTCGGGAATGGGGCCAGGGCGGAGCTGTGGAAGAGCAGCGATGGGCGTGCGGTGGATCTGGGCGAGCTGCTGCCGGCGCGGATCAGCGCGGGAGGCATCGCCCTGCTCACGGCCGTGCTCACCACTGCCCTGCCTTCCAAGGCGCGGCTCCTCGAGGACCAGTTCTGGACTTTGCTGTATCGGCTCCATCACGCTCTAAAGGACGGCAAGGTTTTCCCTGGGGGCGGTGCGGTGGAGCTCTTGTGCCTCAGTCACATCCAGGCGCTCGCAGAGCAGCCCGGGCGGCCGGGAAACGACAGAGCTGTGAGAGAGCTCCCCAGTCCCTGGCTGGCAGAGTATAAATCCAttgtgctgcaggcactggcaAGTGGCTGGAGGCGGTACCTCTCCGTGCTCCTGTGGAACACTGCGAGGGCCAGCTCGGAGCTGGAAGCAGGTGCCTCCGTGGATCATCACCTCCAGAAAGCAGCGGCCTGTGGCTCTCCCTCAGCTTACATTTTGGAAGAGTTTAGGAGAG GAGTGCTCAGGAGTGGCTCTGAACCCTTCCCTGAGCAGGTCACAGATTTAAGGGTTTGTGATAACGTTGCAGCCAAGACAGAGGCGTGGAGGAGAGCTCTGgacctggtgctgctggtgcttcaAACTGATGCCGAAATTATCACAGGCCCCAGAAGGAATCAGATCCTGAACTCAACTGTGTCAAGtgaatttatgtttttatag
- the LOC118685924 gene encoding uncharacterized protein LOC118685924 produces the protein MASNYRKPGLGTAQRKKSGLKPELTEEQKQEIREAFDLFDTDGSGSIDIKELKVAMRALGFEPKKEEIKKMIADIDKEGSGTINFEDFLAMMTQKMSEKDSKEEILKAFRLFDDDGTGKISFKNLKRVAKELGENLTDEELQEMIDEADRDGDGEVSEQEFLRIMKKTSLY, from the exons ATG GCATCCAACTATAGAAAACCTGGCTTAGGTACAGCCCAGAGGAAGAAAAGTGGCTTGAAACCTGAACTTACAGAAGAGCAAAAGCAGGAGATCAGAGAAGCTTTTGATTTGTTTGACACTGATGGATCTGGAAGCATCGACATAAAAGAACTAAAg GTTGCAATGCGTGCCTTAGGCTTTGAGCCAAAGAAGGAAGAGATTAAGAAGATGATAGCAGACATTGacaaggaaggaagtggcaCCATCAACTTTGAAGACTTTTTGGCTATGATGACACAAAAAATG AGCGAAAAGGATTCAAAAGAAGAAATCCTGAAAGCTTTCAGATTATTCGATGATGATGGCACAGGAAAAATTTCATTCAAAAACTTGAAAAGGGTTGccaaggagctgggagaaaaTTTAACAGATGAAGAACTTCAG GAAATGATTGATGAAGCTGATCGAGATGGAGATGGGGAAGTAAGCGAGCAAGAATTTTTGAGAATCATGAAGAAAACTAGCTTATACTAA